CTGACCGCCACTGAGGCCGCAGCGATCACCCCCTGTCAGCCGGTTGTGCTGAAATTGGATAACCCGGGTAAAGGCTCCCTTTGTACTGTGTCTGAGCAATAACAACACAGACAGCATTCACAAAGTTGGGAGCACATCATGAATTATCCGCGCCATATTCGTGCTGTTGGCGGCACCATAGCGCTTTTTATCAGTATTGGCAGTTATGCCACCGAAAGCGGCTCACCGACAACGGCAGCCGGTGTATACGACTTTGGCGCAGGCTTTATGCCCCCCGCCAGTGACATAGGCACCTTTGGCAGCCGCGTCGCCTATTACTCCACTACCGTCCGTAAGGACAACCAGGGTCACGATCAGCCCGGCGACTTCTCCCTCGATGTGCAGTCCACCAGCGTGGCTTACATGCGCATGACAAACCATGAGCTGTTCGGTGCCCGGTATGGCTTCGGTGCGGTGCTGCCGTTTTTCCGTATGAATGGCTCGATCCGTGTGCCTACCCCGGTCGGCACCTTTGCCACCGGTGCCGAGGTGTTCCGTCAGGCTGATCTGCAGGTATTGCCGCTGATTCTGCAATGGACACCTGCCCCCAACATCGGTATCAATGCCCAGTTCCAGATCCAGGCCCCCACCGGTGACTACGACAAGAACCGCTTTGTGTCTCCGGGGCTGAATCACTGGACCTTCTCGCCTGTCCTCAACGCCACCTACATCAGCGAGCGGGGGCTGGAAGCCTCTTCCAGTTTTGAGCTGGATATCAATACCCGCAATCACGATACCGACTACCGCAGCGGCATCGAGTACCGCCATGAGTTTGCACTGGGCCAGCATGTGGATAACTGGACGCTGGGCCTCGGTGGCTATTACTACCAGCAGATCAGCGATGACGATGCCCCCGGCCTGACCGAAGGCAACCGCGCCAGAGCACTGGCGCTGGGCCCGGCGGCGAGCTATTTCAAACCGGGTATGCCTGCTGTGTGGCTGCATGCCTATAAGGAGTTTGATGTGCGAAATCGCGCCGAAGGCTACACCCTGGCCCTGCGCGTTGCGCAGAGTTTCTGAGGAGCGCTGTGATGACTGATACTCACCTCCACAGCCGCAAAGCCAGAGGCAGCCGCGAAGGCATCGTGCTGATGCTGGGCAGCAGCCTGACCATCATGGGCGCCGTTATGGTGGCGCCCATCCTGCCCAAACTGGGTGCAGAGTTTGGCCCGCTTGAACCTCATGCCGATATGCTGGTGCCCGTTGCGATTACCGGGCCGGCACTGGCCATCGCCCTGTTTGCGCCACTGGCCGGCTGGCTGGCTGATCGTCTCGGGCGTAAAAACCTGCTGATGCTGGCCACCCTGATCTATGCCCTGCTGGGTGCCGTTCCAGCCCTGCTGCATGACTTGCAGAGCATCGTTATTGTCAGGCTGCTATTTGGCTGCGCCGAAGCCGCCGTGATGACCTGCTGTGCCACTCTGATCGCCGACTACTGGCACGGCGAGGAGCGACTGCGTTACATCAACCTGCAGGTGGTCAGTATCGGGCTGGTCGGTGCCATCTTCTTTGTGATCGGCGGGGCGCTGGGGGAGCATTCATGGCGTACGCCGTTCCTGCTCTATCTGCTGCCGGTGCTGCTGGTGCCGGTGATGCTGAAAGTGCTGTGGGAGCCGCAGCACAGTGGGAATACCCAGCCTGACCCGCACACGGGAGCGGGGAAGGTGGCCTGTGTGCCTGTGCTGATCGGCTATCTGCTGGTACTGGTTGGTATGGTGCTGAACTTTATTGTGCCGGTACAGACCCCGGCGTTGCTGGTCGCCATGGGCGTCACCTCCAGCACTCTGATCGGTGCATCGGCAGGGCTGGGGCTGCTGGCAACACTGGCCGGCTCATTACTGTGGCCACTGTGCCGGCGTCGTCTGGGGGTGTATGGCTGCAATGCGCTGCTGCTTGCGTTGCTGGCACTGGGGCTATGGCTGCTGGCACATGCACAAAGCTATCAGGCGGTATTGCTGGCAGTGTTTATTCACGGTGCGGGGGCCGGTCTGCTGGTGCCCAATGCCATGGCACCGGTGATGAATGCCCTGACAGCACGCACCCGCGGTCGTGGTCTCGGTGGCTTCACCGCCAGCCTCTACCTTGGTCAGTTTGTCAGCCCGCTGCTGGTGGGGGCTGTGGTCAGTATTACCGGCACATTGCCCGCCGCAATAACCACCATGGCCGCTGCCAGCCTGCTGGGGGCCGTGCTCTGGCTGCTGGCACAGTGGCTGATGCCAGCCACCCCACAACCGGCAGGGAGCGCATCTCACTCCTGAACAGCCGACGGCTTTAGCGTTTATTTCCCCTTTGCCCACTTGCCCCGGATAACCGGGGCTTTTTTACACAGACGTTATCGGCTCCGGGTGATAGCCAGTGTTGCTGAGCTGCCTGTTCGGCAGTGAACAATAAGCGCAGCCAACGATGGGCTTAGCAATTTTTTCTGAGCTGCCTATTCGGCAGTGAACGGGGGGATGGGGGCATGCCCCCATTTAGGCGCTTTCTGAGCTGCCTATTCGGCAGTGAACACTAGGGGCGCAAGGAGAAATCTGGCGCGCTCTTTCTGAGCTGCCTATTCGGCAGTGAACCTGACCAGCCTGCGCAGTTCGTTATCTGCGCTTTTCTGAGCTGCCTATTCGGCAGTGAACGTTTTGTTCGTACACGTCAGCCTGAGCCAGCTTTTCTGAGCTGCCTATTCGGCAGTGAACATGATGATGTTGATGTATCTTCTCTGATTGGATTTCTGAGCTGCCTATTCGGCAGTGAACTCGGATTACCTACATATTTCTTAACGTTTCTTTTTCTGAGCTGCCTATTCGGCAGTGAACGTATGACTCAATTTTGTTATAGCCTTCGCTAATTTCTGAGCTGCCTATTCGGCAGTGAACTGGGTTAGTTATTTGAATTTAGTTTCCGATCTTTTCTGAGCTGCCTATTCGGCAGTGAACAACAGTAGTCGTACTAGTTGACGTGCCAGACTTTTCTGAGCTGCCTATTCGGCAGTGAACGCATTCGATCACAAGGGCATGAGCCATGCGCATTTCTGAGCTGCCTATTCGGCAGTGAACATCGCGAGTTTCTAGTTGGCTGCAAGCCCGCTTTTCTGAGCTGCCTATTCGGCAGTGAACGCAACGTCAACACCCGCCTGACCAGTGATAACTTTCTGAGCTGCCTATTCGGCAGTGAACGCGCTTATGACACTGCACAGTGCTTTCAGGACTTTCTGAGCTGCCTATTCGGCAGTGAACGTGGTAAGTGACACCAGTAAGCGCACCCTGACTTTCTGAGCTGCCTATTCGGCAGTGAACATATCTCGTGTATTAGCTCGCTGTCTTTCAATTTTCTGAGCTGCCTATTCGGCAGTGAACAATTACCAAAGGGAGTAGCAATTTCCCAGTCATTTCTGAGCTGCCTATTCGGCAGTGAACAAGCCCAGCCATAAACATAAAGAATTTCCTCATTTCTGAGCTGCCTATTCGGCAGTGAACCAGAAATGCGGTTTTGACATCATGACAGAAACTTTCTGAGCTGCCTATTCGGCAGTGAACTTACCGCTATCGGTTACAGCAGAACTATTATTTTTCTGAGCTGCCTATTCGGCAGTGAACCCCTCGGCGCGACCATGAACCCGGTCAACCATTTTCTGAGCTGCCTATTCGGCAGTGAACTCCAGCACAGGCGAAAAAATCCAGATTGCTAATTTCTGAGCTGCCTATTCGGCAGTGAACTGAGTGGCACTGTCACCGGGAGTACTGCTGCGTTTCTGAGCTGCCTATTCGGCAGTGAACTGATGCGCCCGGGCGAGGGGTGGCGCCCGGGCTTTCTGAGCTGCCTATTCGGCAGTGAACTAGAGCGTCTGAATCCTAACTGTCTGATTATTAAAGAGCAATCACCGAAATACGGCGCTCACCCCTTTTTTGAGGAGGCGCCGTAAACCATTGATTTTTATAGGGCTAAATAATGGCCCTATAAAAAGGGTCAGAACCAGGGCAGGGTGGCGCTCTGGCTTAACCCGTAGCTGTTAAAGCTACCCTCTGTCGGTTGGGGCTGCGGTTCACCCAGCGCGAGAAATAGCCGAAAGTGCTGGCCACTGCTGTTGCTTCGCATCTGGATAAAGGGCAACTCAAGCGTTTTCGCGGCGCTATCCGGCAGATGCCGGGCTGCCTCGGTTTCTGTGACGCCGTGGCGGCGCATATAACGACGCCGCAGGCGCTCAGGGTTACTTTTGGCCTGTACACGACGCAATGCCCGGTAGCTTACTCCGGCGGGTACAGGGTTAATGTCGCTGCGCTCAACATGGTCCAGCATGCCGGTTAACCAGGGTTGCCCCATCAGCTGGTCAAGGTCGGCTGCTTTGCCATGCAAGCGCAGTAAACTGCCGAGCGCTTCGCGTTGCTGCTCAAGGCGCGGGAAGCTTACGCCGATATGCTGGTGCTCACCTGCCGCCAGTGCCCGATGAAGTTTGCTGTAAAGGGCGCTCATCAGTTGCGAGGCGGTAAAGTCCGGGTCAGGCCGCAAGCGGATATCAAGGTAGTGGGTCATGGTTTACTCCGACTTTTCACCAAATACACCGCCTCTGATCAAAATTGCCATGGCGTAATGTTGCTGGTTAGTATCGGGCGCTTCACCTTTCGTGACCCACTTATCAAAGAGGCTGTAAAAGTCCATTTTATTTTGGCGATAAGCGCGGCCGCGGTTAGTTACCGAGCCGAAAGGTTCGACGGATATAGGGCCGTTTTCTGCCGCGGATTCATACCAGTCATCAATAGTGCGCAATGCATTACCAATTTTTTGAGAGTGCATAGCCGCAATCTGCTGCTCACCAATGTTGTAAAGTAACTTGCTTTTCTTACCCTTGCTGTTGCCAGTGCTATCAAGTACCAATTCTTGAGAGGGGAATACTTCTTGTCCTGAGCCTAATTTGGCAAAAGCTTCTACCTTAAGTAGAACGTACTGCACTCCCAATAGCCCTTGCTGGATGACTTTTGCCAGTGCGGCGACGTCTTCTGTGGCTTGGTCAAAGCGACGCAAGTCAAAAGCAAAAGCGTCAAAGCTCCATGATTGATGGGCATCTTGCTCCTGCGCTGTAACTCTCACCACCACCGATTCTGCGCCTAAGCGGTTACGCCAAAGGAATCGGCCATTGGCGATATTGCTGGCATAACGTAGAGCCAGTTCAGAGAACTGATGCTCATCAATATAGCCTTGGACAGTCTGCTGTAAGGCTTGTTGATAGACTTGGCTGTCGCAGGCAGAAGGAGTGGATAAATTGCCCAGAACGCGCAGGGTAAACTCTACTTTTAGCGTGTCATGCTCAAAAGGAAGGGCTGCAATGTCGACACGTTGCAGGTTGGCTTTTTGCGTCTCCTGATCGAGTTTGGCCGGATCGTCCATAATGGCCTTTTTCTGCCTGTTGGACATTACGCCTCGTACGGCTTTTTCAGTCACGTTAATCGGTTGCCAAGGAAGGCCGCTTGATTGTTCCGACCAGTTTCCTGAAAACATCAATGCATCCGACGGGGACAGTTTGCGCTCGAAGGCGAGCACGTTTGCAGTCTTGATTGCAGCCATGGTTATTCTCCTAATTGTGCCAGTGCAGTGATGGTGGGTTCAGATGAGGATGGAGCCTGATAATCGTTAGCGCAGTAATACAGTCCTTGTTGCGCATCAAACTGATAACGCCAGAAGATGGACTCTAGTGAGGTAATTCGATGTGGGCTTAGCCATTCACCCAGTGAATAAACAGATTCAACGAAACAGACCGGTGTGGTGGTGTCGCGACTTTTATTCACTGTTCCGGGAGCATAAAGGCCAGAGATGGCCTGATAACCCACGTTGATTGGTCTGAGCCAACCACCATAAGGCGGGCGACTTTTTGGCCATGTAGCTTTTGTAGGGGTATCGCTATCCTGTACAGCGCGTGAGGCCAATGAACTGAAGTCCATCCAGGCATCTAGCGGTGTTTTGCCCGTCTGGGTTTGATGGTCAGCTAAGATATCGGCGCGGTTGACGAGTAAGTATCCGGGCAAAAAGCTGCGAAGTAGTTTCTTTAGTGCACTTGGCTGACGAAGATGATCGACGTCGCTAATGAGATCGACCTGTCCTATCGAAAGAATATTCCCACCCGCCAGACGCTGGCAGCTGGCCCAATGGCTAAGCTGTGTGCGAAGAGTCGACAGCTCATCGTCACTTATGGGCGGTAGATCCTGCATACCGATGACTAATGTTACTTCCATGTGCATCCGTCCCTCTTCGTTGAACGGCGCTGTTTTTTCTTCTTTGGTCAGTGGGTTACGTGTAAGAGCAAATACATGATCAGCCACTGAGCTGGCTTGGTGGCTATGCACCTGATGTTGGTGGCAAATTATTGCGCACTGGCTGAGTGCTGGCGCTAAAGCATCGTCACGTTGCCAGCGGCGCTGAAGCGCATGAGTAAAGCCTAAAAAATGACTAAGCGCGGGAAATCCCCATGTTAACCCGGCAATGGCATTGGCATTTTCAACCTTTATCCGGCGCAGTATAAGTAGCGAGTCCATTTATAGCGCCTCCTCAATTTCTTGATTTATCAGTCTTAACTCTTGCGCCGTCAGTACCAGCCATTGGGCATAGTCAGGCTGTTTTAGATGTAGTTTGTTTCCTGCTTCCAATCTTTTATTGAGGAAACGAGAAAAGTCAGCGGCTACTTTTTTTTGCCATTCCTTGCGGTCGTGTTGGTAAGCGAAGGTTTCGTCCAGGCTATAGCGTTGTGGGTTTAACCACAGTTGCTGATGCAGTGGGAGCTTGCAGTCAGGATGACGGCTCCAGTCAGGTGCAAATTGACCGGTGTTATAGCGAGCGCTGAAGCTGACCAGCTCATCGACAATTTCCTCAACACGACGCGCACGCTCCAAACGTAAGTATCGGTTCGATGGTTTCTTAACGTTGTGCTCCAGAAAATAACGGAGTGACTCAATACGCTGGTACACCAAGCGACTAAAAGGCCCCTCGAACACTGAATCGAGGTGGTAAGGCAGTTTTTCCTGGGGTTGCCAATGAGGAGGTGCGGAATTTAACAGATAGGCTTTGCCACCACGGCTGGAGTTGAGCTGGCTAATATTCTGCGGTTTTGTCCCCCCAAAATTTTGAATAGCCAAGTCGGGGTAGTCGACAATTTCGCCTTCAGCATACAGTGACTTTCGCCGCATATCGCGCAACGTCTTACTATGGTCACTAAAGCGTGCATCCTGTATTCGGGTAAACATTGCCTGAGCTAACGATGTGGCAAAGAGTGGTGAAAGTAAGTGGTAGCCGTCTTCGACAGGCCAATAGACCTGTTTGGCCAGTTTGTGGGAGCTAGGTGCTGTCGCGGTAATGGCTTGTTTAAACAGGGCTAACCACTCCTGCGCCTGGGCGTCAGTCTGGGCAAAAGGCAGAAGCGGAGAGCAGTCATCCTGGCGGATAAAGTCGA
This Pokkaliibacter sp. MBI-7 DNA region includes the following protein-coding sequences:
- a CDS encoding transporter, whose product is MNYPRHIRAVGGTIALFISIGSYATESGSPTTAAGVYDFGAGFMPPASDIGTFGSRVAYYSTTVRKDNQGHDQPGDFSLDVQSTSVAYMRMTNHELFGARYGFGAVLPFFRMNGSIRVPTPVGTFATGAEVFRQADLQVLPLILQWTPAPNIGINAQFQIQAPTGDYDKNRFVSPGLNHWTFSPVLNATYISERGLEASSSFELDINTRNHDTDYRSGIEYRHEFALGQHVDNWTLGLGGYYYQQISDDDAPGLTEGNRARALALGPAASYFKPGMPAVWLHAYKEFDVRNRAEGYTLALRVAQSF
- a CDS encoding MFS transporter, with amino-acid sequence MTDTHLHSRKARGSREGIVLMLGSSLTIMGAVMVAPILPKLGAEFGPLEPHADMLVPVAITGPALAIALFAPLAGWLADRLGRKNLLMLATLIYALLGAVPALLHDLQSIVIVRLLFGCAEAAVMTCCATLIADYWHGEERLRYINLQVVSIGLVGAIFFVIGGALGEHSWRTPFLLYLLPVLLVPVMLKVLWEPQHSGNTQPDPHTGAGKVACVPVLIGYLLVLVGMVLNFIVPVQTPALLVAMGVTSSTLIGASAGLGLLATLAGSLLWPLCRRRLGVYGCNALLLALLALGLWLLAHAQSYQAVLLAVFIHGAGAGLLVPNAMAPVMNALTARTRGRGLGGFTASLYLGQFVSPLLVGAVVSITGTLPAAITTMAAASLLGAVLWLLAQWLMPATPQPAGSASHS
- the cas6f gene encoding type I-F CRISPR-associated endoribonuclease Cas6/Csy4; the encoded protein is MTHYLDIRLRPDPDFTASQLMSALYSKLHRALAAGEHQHIGVSFPRLEQQREALGSLLRLHGKAADLDQLMGQPWLTGMLDHVERSDINPVPAGVSYRALRRVQAKSNPERLRRRYMRRHGVTETEAARHLPDSAAKTLELPFIQMRSNSSGQHFRLFLALGEPQPQPTEGSFNSYGLSQSATLPWF
- the csy3 gene encoding type I-F CRISPR-associated protein Csy3, with amino-acid sequence MAAIKTANVLAFERKLSPSDALMFSGNWSEQSSGLPWQPINVTEKAVRGVMSNRQKKAIMDDPAKLDQETQKANLQRVDIAALPFEHDTLKVEFTLRVLGNLSTPSACDSQVYQQALQQTVQGYIDEHQFSELALRYASNIANGRFLWRNRLGAESVVVRVTAQEQDAHQSWSFDAFAFDLRRFDQATEDVAALAKVIQQGLLGVQYVLLKVEAFAKLGSGQEVFPSQELVLDSTGNSKGKKSKLLYNIGEQQIAAMHSQKIGNALRTIDDWYESAAENGPISVEPFGSVTNRGRAYRQNKMDFYSLFDKWVTKGEAPDTNQQHYAMAILIRGGVFGEKSE
- the csy2 gene encoding type I-F CRISPR-associated protein Csy2, giving the protein MDSLLILRRIKVENANAIAGLTWGFPALSHFLGFTHALQRRWQRDDALAPALSQCAIICHQHQVHSHQASSVADHVFALTRNPLTKEEKTAPFNEEGRMHMEVTLVIGMQDLPPISDDELSTLRTQLSHWASCQRLAGGNILSIGQVDLISDVDHLRQPSALKKLLRSFLPGYLLVNRADILADHQTQTGKTPLDAWMDFSSLASRAVQDSDTPTKATWPKSRPPYGGWLRPINVGYQAISGLYAPGTVNKSRDTTTPVCFVESVYSLGEWLSPHRITSLESIFWRYQFDAQQGLYYCANDYQAPSSSEPTITALAQLGE
- the csy1 gene encoding type I-F CRISPR-associated protein Csy1 translates to MENLSTQALSQQIADYIHSRANDRLEKYDKETASLLKASAPESQALFQQERLSQRKEVEEKFIPHLWLTDAAQRAGQLQLVTHALKYIHSDAKGTSIYATMSLQANAGYISSNVLSDYSIDVVGNAAALDVGKLLQLPSYNAPTTADNPLLIDFIRQDDCSPLLPFAQTDAQAQEWLALFKQAITATAPSSHKLAKQVYWPVEDGYHLLSPLFATSLAQAMFTRIQDARFSDHSKTLRDMRRKSLYAEGEIVDYPDLAIQNFGGTKPQNISQLNSSRGGKAYLLNSAPPHWQPQEKLPYHLDSVFEGPFSRLVYQRIESLRYFLEHNVKKPSNRYLRLERARRVEEIVDELVSFSARYNTGQFAPDWSRHPDCKLPLHQQLWLNPQRYSLDETFAYQHDRKEWQKKVAADFSRFLNKRLEAGNKLHLKQPDYAQWLVLTAQELRLINQEIEEAL